AACTTCGAGATCTTTGCTGAAGAGGTTGTAAACCATCGCCGATATCAGAACGAAGCACATGAACCCGAACGAGCCGGCCAGAAGGGCACGACGCGTGCCGACATTCTTTTCTTCGATCTGGGTAATGTGAAAACCATCGTCGTTCGAGCTGACCTTAACCCAACCCTCCGAGGCGTCGCGTTTCGCGTCCGTATCGACTACGGTTTTCTGGGTAAATGGTGCGACAGTCGCAGCCGCAGGTCTTTTTGGCTTCGGAACGGCAACCACCGGAACTTCGACGGGCTGTGCGATCACCGGCTCTTCATATACCGGCTCTTCGATCACAGGCTCCTCGAAAATTTCCTCGATGGGAGCAACTTCCTGAGGCTACCTCAACCGGCGTTTGGACCGGTTCGATCACTCGTGCCACAACCGGAGCCGCGACGACTTCTTTCGGAGCCGGAGCTTCCGGAATAACGGGATTCATCTCAAAAGTCTGCAGCGATTGCCCGCAATTGGGGCAAAAGCCGAACTTTTCAGCAAATCCTTCGTCACACGAACTGCAAAATTTTACGATCTTTCCCATCTTTCAGCCTCTCTTTTATCGACGCTTCCGTGGAGGACGCGGTTACCCATCAAGGATTATACCGCGATTATTTCTAAAGTTTAACCACTTACCAAGAAAATTACGCGTACTGCTTCGTGCGTAATCACTCAATCTCCATAGATGCTGCATCTGTTTGACGCGATGCCTTTAGACTCTTAAAATTTCCATTTATGAAACTCAAAAGCAAAATCGCGTTTCATATAGACCGCCCTGACAACACAAGACGACTATCGGGCAACTAACTGTTAATCTGAAGTTGCCCAAAGATATATACGATGAAAAATAAGAAATTATTCCAGAAAGTTGTCTTCGTTGCTTTGATCGTCCTTATTCTGTTCTCGCTGGTCGCTCCGGCGATATTTTCGCAGGATCTTCCCGCTCCGCGGCAGGAAAAACTGCTCAATGGTCTCAAGGTGTTGATGTGGCCTGACGCCAAGTCGGACAAGGTCGCGATAAAGATCCGCATACATTCCGGCGCGGCGTTTGACCCCCAAGGCAAGGAAGGCGTGATGCAGATCCTGGCGGACAACGTTTTTCCGAACGAAGCGACTAAGGATTTTTTCAGGGAAGACCTTGAAGGCTCGCTAGAGATCACGTCGAACTACGATTACATCGAGATCAGCGCGACCGGAAAAGCAGACAGCTTTTTGTCGATGCTCGAAACGCTCGCGACCGCGGTTGCAAACCCGACGATCGATAAAGAGCAGACCGCGAAACTTCGAACTGCCCTCCTGGCCAAAGTTACGGCATGGGAAGCAGACCCGACATATATTGCAGATCAGGCGGCGGCGAAGCGCCTGTTTGGAACGTTTCCATACGGCCGCCCGGAGGATGGAAGCTCTGGCTCGCTGCCGAAGATAGATTTTGCCGATCTGATCGACGCGAAACAGCGATTCCTGACCGCGGACAATTCCACGATCGCGATATCGGGAAAGTTTGAACGTGACCTCGGTTTTCGTGCTGTCAGGCGATATTTCGGAAGCTGGCTAAAGTCAGATCGAAAAACGCCATCGACGTTTCGCCAGCCTGACGAACCCCCGACGGCAATGCTGAACGTCGTATCGCCAAAACCTGATGTCGCAGCTATCCGTATGGCAATGCGGGGCACGGCGAAAGCGGATAAGGATTTCGCCGCCTCGATGGTGTTTACCAACATTCTCGAGTCGCGGCTCAAAGCTCGCGTGCCGGAAATATATTCCGATCAGCTCTTCGTTCGCAACGAGGCTCACACGCTGCCGGGCATGATTACTATCGGATTCGCTGCCACTAAGAACGACGTTGGCAACGCGAATGGAAAGATCGAGGCAAATGAACTGGTCGGAAAAGCTCTTGCGGATCCGATCACCGATGCTGAATTCCAGGCGGCGAAGGCAGCCTTTCAGGCAAAGTGGACGAAGCGTGATGTTTCGTCATTCTGGCTGGACGCCGACACCTATAAGTTTACCGATGCTCAGGGCTACGCTCGAGCCGCTGACCTTGTAACGATCGCCGATGTTAACGCTTTCGCTGAAAAAACGCGAAAACAGCCGATCGTGACGGTCCTGCTCAACAAGCCGCCCGCAAAATAAATAGTGCAAAACGAACTCAACGCAAAAGAAGCGGCTCACGCCAAGGCTGTCCGCGAAATGTTCGCGGGCATCGCCGGGCGCTACGATCTGCTCAACCACGTCCTCTCGCTAAACATAGACAAACGCTGGCGGCGGATCGTTTCTGCCGAACTTCGCGAAATTCTTGATAACCCTGATGCTCGTGTTCTGGATGTCGCCTGCGGCACCGGCGACCTTTCTCTGGAGCTAAACAAGAACTCAAAAGCTAAGATCATCGGCACCGACTTTTGCCGCCCGATGCTTGCATTTGCCAAAACAAAATCCGAGAACGAGGTCCACGCGATACCCTACATCGAGGGCGACGCGATGGGTCTTCCATTTGCAGATGGTGAATTTGACGCGGTGACCATCGCTTTTGGGCTTAGGAATCTTGCAAACGTAAGTGAAGGCCTAAAAGAACTGAGGCGAATTCTCAAACCCGGCGGACGGCTCGCGGTGCTCGAATTTTCGGCACCGATAGTTCCTGGATTCGGGCAGTTGTTCAATTTCTATTTTTCACACGTTCTTCCCCGCATCGGCGGAGCGGTCAGCGGTTCGCGCGGTGCTTATGAGTATCTTCCCGATTCGGTATCGAAATTCCCAAATCAGAAAAAGCTCGCGGCATTGATGGAATCGACTGGATTCGACACTGTAAAATACAAAAACCTGACCGGCGGCATAGCGGCTCTCCATACCGGAACAAAGATCTAAAGGCGAAGCCGCGACTGGAGTGGCAAGCATCCCTGCTTGCCACGCCGCAGATTCCGCGGTGTTACGACGCCTGGTATTTTTCAAGTTGAATGAAGCTAACCCCATAAGCGTTCGTTGAACGCTGGCAAGCAGGGATGCTTGCCGCTCGAGTCGTGCCGCTCCGGTCCTGCCGCCTCACTCGTTTGTTTTCCAACGCCATACATTATAAAATTCAAAGGCTCGCCGGTATTTCTGAATGAAATATAAACTGCTGAATTTTGCCCGCCAGTTCGCCTTGACGCTGCTGGTTATCTGGACGGTCGTATCCTTGGTGACGCTTCTGATCGAAGCGGTTCCGGGCGATCCCGCGACGGTTATTCTGGGCGAAACTGCAACTCAGGAGCAGATCGAGAATTTTCGACTGAAGCACGGATTAGATAAGCCGGCATTCTTTTTTTCGTACGGCTCCGAAAAGGGCGTCGTTTGGAACGGAATGGAAAATCGCTACGCTGAGTATTGGACCGGCCTGCTGCACGGCGATCTCGGCCGCTCGTTCCAAACCGATCGTCCGGTCGCGGACATGATATTTGAGCGCTATCCATCGACGATCAAGCTGGCCATAGCCGCGATGCTCGTTGCGATCGGGATCGCGTTGCCGCTCGGTGTTCTTGCCGGTTCGCGAAAGAATTCGCTGATCGATAACGCCGCGTCATTCTTTGCATTGATGGGAATTTCGCTTCCGACCTTTGTTATCGGCCCGTTCCTGGTTTACATTTTCGCCGTCAAACTCGGCTGGGTCTCAGCAACCGGCAGCTTTTATCCTGAAGACATCATTCTGCCCGCCGTCACGCTCGGAGCCGCTCTTTCAGCGATCCTGACACGAATGGTCCGTTCCAGCGTGATCGAAGAACTGGGCGAAGACTACGTGCGAACCGCCCGTGCAAAAGGCGTCAGCGAACGAAAAGTTCTCTACAAACACGTCTTAAAAAACGGACTGATCCCCGTCGTCACGATCCTCGGTCTGCAGTTAGGCGTCTTGCTCGCGGGTGCGATCATTACCGAGAAGATATTCAATTGGCAGGGCTTAGGGCTTTTATTGTTGGAAGACGGAATTGGGAAACGCGATTACCGGCTCGTTCAAGGCTGCGTGCTCGTAATCAGCATCACTTTTATTTTAGCTAACTCGTTAACGGATTTTGTCTACAGAAAACTTGATCCGCGCATTCGCTTGTCTTAACAAATGTCTCGTCTCGCTTACATCGGATTCATCATCGCCGGCTTGTTTATCCTCGCCGCGATATTTGCGCCGTTTATTGCGACGCACGATGTGACGGCGCAGGATCTGGCGATGCGGTACATTCCGCCGTCGGCTGAGCATTGGTTCGGGACGGACGGGCTTGGGCGTGATGTATTTTCGCGGGTTGTTTTCGGCGCTCGGATCTCGCTTGAGGTTGGGATCACGGTGGTAGTCGTTTCGTCGCTGTTTGGGACCATCATCGGTGCGATCGCCGGATTCTATGGCGGTTTCATCGATAAGTTCCTGTCCGGCTACGTCTTCAACGTATTTCTCGCATTTCCGGGCTTACTGCTGGCTATCGCCTTTGTCGCTTTTCTCGGTGCTGGGCAGGGCAAGCTGATCGCGGCTCTTTGTGTGATAGGTTGGGTCGGCTATGCACGCGTGATGCGAGGACAGGTTTTGAAGGTTCGCGAATACGACTACGTACTCGCTGCTCGAGCGTTGGGAGCGAGCAATATGCGGATCTTGTTCACGCATATTCTCCCAAATGCCGTCCAGCCGCTGATCGTTCAGGCGTCGCTCGGAATGGCAGGAGCGGTCTTATCAGAAGCAACGCTGTCGTTTCTCGGCCTCGGGATACCGCCTCCCGCACCGAGTTGGGGAACGATGATCGAAGAGGCACGGCAATTTTTCAGCAGTTCGCCGCACGTGTTGTTTTTCCCCGGCATCGCGATCGCACTGACCGTGCTCGCGTTCAATTTCATCGGCGACGGCCTCCGCGAATACCTCGACCCAAAACAACGCACCCGATAAATGAACGACGAATCGATCCGCATCTTTCCCCTCGGCGACTCGGCATTGACCGTTGAATTTGGGAATGCGATCTCGCCGGAGTTGAATCGCAAAGCGATCGCCCTCGCTGACCACATAGAAAAAAACCCTTTTCCCGGCCTCGTCGAATCTGTTCCCGCGTATGCCTCGACCACTATTTTTTTTGACCTGCTAAAGGTACGTCGATCGTTCGCAGAATACCCGACTGCCTTCGAAGCGGTAAAGAAATGCGTTCGGGATCTGATCGCAGATCTAGCCGTATCGCCTAATATCGATCCGCGGCTTGTCGAGATACCGGTCGCCTTTGATCGCAAGTCCGATTTCGACCTCGGCTACATTGCCGAGGAGCATGGCCTCACGATCGACGAGGTCATCGAGATCTTCAAGTCAAAAACCTATCGCGTCTATATGCTCGGTTTCCTGCCGGGCTTTAGTTATATGGGCGAGGTCGATGAACGGATCGCGACGCCGCGAAAGCAAACGCCGCGAACTCTGGTTCCGAAAGGCAGCATTGGCATCGCCGGGCGTCAAACCGGTATATACTCGCTCGCGTCACCAGGCGGATGGCAGATAATCGGGCGAACGGAGGTCGAGATGTTCACGCCTGATGCCGCCCGTCCAACATACCTGCAGGCGGGCGACGAGGTGCGATTTGTGAGTGTCTGAGTTTTTTTGGATAGGAAATACAACGAGCGAAGGAAAAGAGTTGAGCTTAACGATCGAAAAACCCGGCATTCTTACGACCATTCAGGACCTCGGCCGCACCAGGTATCGCCGATTTGGCATTAACCCGGGAGGCGTGATGGATCGGACTGCTGTAAGATCGATCAACATTCTGCTCGGCAACGATGAGAATGAGGCAGTTTTAGAGATGCACTTTCCGGCCGCTCAGATCCAATTCGGATCAGACGTTATCTTTGCATTGGGCGGTGCAGAATTCGGCGCGGAACTGGATGGCGTTCCAGTCGAAACGTGGCGTCCGGTCTTTGCGGCAGCAAATAGCAGACTTAGTTTTGGCCGAAAGAATAGCGGCAGCCGCACATACCTTGCGGTCAAAGGAGGATTTAAGCTTGAGCATTGGCTCGAAAGTGCAAGCACGAATCTGGCGGCTGTTACCGGTGGTTTTGAGGGCCGAAAGCTCATGACGGGTGACAGATTGGAACCGCGACAAAGCTATGAGAAACCGCCGCGCAATATCTTCCACGTACGAATTTCACCGTCATTACTGCCGCTCTATAGCTCGTTTCCGACAGTACGGATCATCGCGGGAGCAGAATTTGAACGCCTTTCCGCCGCGAGCCAGGTTCTGCTCAAAGATCAGGATTTTTTGATATCGAACGCGTCCGACC
This sequence is a window from Acidobacteriota bacterium. Protein-coding genes within it:
- a CDS encoding insulinase family protein, giving the protein MKNKKLFQKVVFVALIVLILFSLVAPAIFSQDLPAPRQEKLLNGLKVLMWPDAKSDKVAIKIRIHSGAAFDPQGKEGVMQILADNVFPNEATKDFFREDLEGSLEITSNYDYIEISATGKADSFLSMLETLATAVANPTIDKEQTAKLRTALLAKVTAWEADPTYIADQAAAKRLFGTFPYGRPEDGSSGSLPKIDFADLIDAKQRFLTADNSTIAISGKFERDLGFRAVRRYFGSWLKSDRKTPSTFRQPDEPPTAMLNVVSPKPDVAAIRMAMRGTAKADKDFAASMVFTNILESRLKARVPEIYSDQLFVRNEAHTLPGMITIGFAATKNDVGNANGKIEANELVGKALADPITDAEFQAAKAAFQAKWTKRDVSSFWLDADTYKFTDAQGYARAADLVTIADVNAFAEKTRKQPIVTVLLNKPPAK
- the ubiE gene encoding bifunctional demethylmenaquinone methyltransferase/2-methoxy-6-polyprenyl-1,4-benzoquinol methylase UbiE, whose translation is MFAGIAGRYDLLNHVLSLNIDKRWRRIVSAELREILDNPDARVLDVACGTGDLSLELNKNSKAKIIGTDFCRPMLAFAKTKSENEVHAIPYIEGDAMGLPFADGEFDAVTIAFGLRNLANVSEGLKELRRILKPGGRLAVLEFSAPIVPGFGQLFNFYFSHVLPRIGGAVSGSRGAYEYLPDSVSKFPNQKKLAALMESTGFDTVKYKNLTGGIAALHTGTKI
- a CDS encoding ABC transporter permease encodes the protein MKYKLLNFARQFALTLLVIWTVVSLVTLLIEAVPGDPATVILGETATQEQIENFRLKHGLDKPAFFFSYGSEKGVVWNGMENRYAEYWTGLLHGDLGRSFQTDRPVADMIFERYPSTIKLAIAAMLVAIGIALPLGVLAGSRKNSLIDNAASFFALMGISLPTFVIGPFLVYIFAVKLGWVSATGSFYPEDIILPAVTLGAALSAILTRMVRSSVIEELGEDYVRTARAKGVSERKVLYKHVLKNGLIPVVTILGLQLGVLLAGAIITEKIFNWQGLGLLLLEDGIGKRDYRLVQGCVLVISITFILANSLTDFVYRKLDPRIRLS
- a CDS encoding ABC transporter permease translates to MSRLAYIGFIIAGLFILAAIFAPFIATHDVTAQDLAMRYIPPSAEHWFGTDGLGRDVFSRVVFGARISLEVGITVVVVSSLFGTIIGAIAGFYGGFIDKFLSGYVFNVFLAFPGLLLAIAFVAFLGAGQGKLIAALCVIGWVGYARVMRGQVLKVREYDYVLAARALGASNMRILFTHILPNAVQPLIVQASLGMAGAVLSEATLSFLGLGIPPPAPSWGTMIEEARQFFSSSPHVLFFPGIAIALTVLAFNFIGDGLREYLDPKQRTR
- the pxpB gene encoding 5-oxoprolinase subunit PxpB, producing the protein MRIFPLGDSALTVEFGNAISPELNRKAIALADHIEKNPFPGLVESVPAYASTTIFFDLLKVRRSFAEYPTAFEAVKKCVRDLIADLAVSPNIDPRLVEIPVAFDRKSDFDLGYIAEEHGLTIDEVIEIFKSKTYRVYMLGFLPGFSYMGEVDERIATPRKQTPRTLVPKGSIGIAGRQTGIYSLASPGGWQIIGRTEVEMFTPDAARPTYLQAGDEVRFVSV
- a CDS encoding biotin-dependent carboxyltransferase family protein is translated as MSLTIEKPGILTTIQDLGRTRYRRFGINPGGVMDRTAVRSINILLGNDENEAVLEMHFPAAQIQFGSDVIFALGGAEFGAELDGVPVETWRPVFAAANSRLSFGRKNSGSRTYLAVKGGFKLEHWLESASTNLAAVTGGFEGRKLMTGDRLEPRQSYEKPPRNIFHVRISPSLLPLYSSFPTVRIIAGAEFERLSAASQVLLKDQDFLISNASDRMGFRLLGKPISLAKPLELLSSAVDFGTIQLLPDGQLTVLMADHQTTGGYPRLAHVISRDLPLLAQLCANDKVAFHLVDATHAEELALEFERDLDLLRVGCQYNRR